One Qipengyuania aurantiaca genomic region harbors:
- a CDS encoding ABC transporter ATP-binding protein: MSRNDDQHKNSLAIDARGLVKRFDDTLAVDGVDISVPKGAIYGILGPNGAGKTTTLRMLLGIIDPDEGVRRVFGHDRPHEIAKWIGYLPEERGLYPAMKCDEAIAFMGALRGLSLDEGRKRGRELLEGHGMGHAIDRQIRQLSKGMAQTVQLLGTLVHRPKLVVFDEPFSGLDAINQGKLEVMIRDLAKDGTTVIFSTHVIHHAERLCNDVAIIAGGRVPYAGSVDAARDRIPAQVRLETQREEGDWRSALPADARHDAKEGGGHFWYFPIPESGIEALLKRLIDGEAGILSLSIERAGLHDAFVEIAGAAAARQLEAEATP; this comes from the coding sequence ATGTCGCGAAACGACGATCAACACAAGAACAGCCTCGCCATCGACGCGCGCGGGCTGGTCAAGCGGTTCGACGATACGCTGGCGGTCGACGGGGTCGATATCTCCGTCCCTAAGGGCGCGATTTACGGCATTCTCGGCCCCAATGGTGCGGGCAAGACAACGACGCTGCGGATGCTGCTGGGCATCATCGACCCGGACGAGGGCGTGCGCCGGGTCTTCGGGCACGACCGCCCGCACGAAATCGCCAAGTGGATCGGCTACCTCCCCGAAGAGCGCGGCCTCTACCCGGCGATGAAATGCGACGAGGCCATCGCTTTCATGGGCGCACTGCGCGGTCTTTCGCTGGACGAAGGGCGCAAGCGCGGGCGCGAATTGCTCGAAGGGCACGGGATGGGTCACGCCATCGACCGGCAGATCCGGCAGCTCTCGAAAGGCATGGCACAGACGGTCCAGCTGCTCGGAACGCTGGTGCACCGACCGAAGCTGGTGGTGTTCGACGAACCCTTCAGCGGTCTCGACGCGATCAATCAAGGCAAGCTTGAGGTCATGATCCGCGACTTGGCGAAAGACGGCACCACAGTGATCTTCTCGACCCACGTGATCCACCACGCCGAGCGCCTGTGCAACGACGTCGCGATCATCGCCGGGGGCCGCGTGCCCTATGCCGGCTCGGTCGACGCCGCGCGGGACCGCATTCCGGCGCAGGTCCGCCTCGAAACGCAGCGCGAAGAGGGCGACTGGCGCAGCGCCCTGCCCGCCGACGCCCGCCACGACGCCAAGGAAGGCGGCGGGCATTTCTGGTATTTCCCGATCCCCGAAAGCGGGATCGAGGCGCTGCTCAAACGCCTGATCGATGGCGAGGCGGGTATCCTGTCGCTCTCGATCGAACGCGCCGGCCTGCATGACGCCTTTGTCGAGATCGCGGGCGCAGCGGCGGCGCGCCAACTGGAAGCGGAGGCCACCCCATGA
- a CDS encoding LLM class flavin-dependent oxidoreductase: protein MTAYSVLDLVPVREGGTLGEAFEAASALAVAAEEAGCKRYWVAEHHAMEGIAGGATSVVLAHVGNATSTIRIGSGGIMLPNHTPFQIAEQFGTLDALFPGRVDLGLGRAPGAGPELQRALRKDLHRAAEMFPQDVVELMAHMDGTSEISPTPGLGAKPEFWMLGSSLFGASLAARLGIPYAFASHFAPDHLDAALELYRRNFEPSEACEKPHVMAAMNLFCAETEADAELLATSQMQAFVALRTGKPSKLKPPVEGYREQLPPTAQAMLAHIGQASAIGTPDQCAVAVREFVARTEADEIIFAGPTFDPQRRIDSLGRAMKALS, encoded by the coding sequence ATGACCGCTTACAGCGTCCTCGATCTCGTTCCTGTTCGTGAGGGCGGGACCCTTGGCGAGGCGTTCGAGGCCGCGAGTGCGCTTGCCGTGGCTGCCGAGGAAGCCGGCTGCAAACGCTACTGGGTGGCAGAACACCACGCGATGGAAGGGATCGCCGGCGGCGCGACCTCGGTCGTGCTGGCCCATGTCGGCAACGCCACCAGCACCATCCGCATCGGCTCGGGCGGGATCATGCTGCCCAACCACACACCATTCCAGATCGCCGAGCAGTTCGGCACGCTCGACGCGCTCTTTCCCGGCCGTGTGGACCTCGGCCTTGGCCGGGCTCCGGGTGCAGGGCCCGAACTCCAGCGTGCGCTCAGGAAAGACCTCCACCGCGCCGCCGAGATGTTCCCGCAGGACGTCGTCGAACTGATGGCGCATATGGACGGGACGAGCGAGATTTCGCCAACCCCCGGCCTTGGCGCGAAACCGGAATTTTGGATGCTGGGATCGAGCCTCTTTGGCGCGAGCCTCGCTGCACGGCTCGGCATTCCCTATGCTTTCGCGAGCCATTTCGCGCCCGACCATCTCGACGCGGCGCTCGAGCTTTACCGCCGCAATTTCGAACCGTCCGAGGCGTGCGAAAAACCGCATGTCATGGCGGCCATGAACCTCTTCTGCGCCGAAACCGAAGCCGATGCCGAACTGCTCGCCACCTCGCAGATGCAGGCCTTCGTCGCGCTTCGCACCGGCAAGCCATCCAAGCTGAAGCCGCCGGTCGAAGGCTATCGCGAACAGCTGCCGCCCACCGCGCAGGCGATGCTGGCGCATATCGGGCAGGCGAGCGCCATCGGAACGCCCGACCAATGCGCTGTTGCCGTGCGCGAGTTCGTCGCGCGGACAGAGGCCGACGAGATCATCTTCGCAGGTCCCACCTTCGATCCCCAGAGGCGGATCGACAGCCTTGGGCGCGCCATGAAGGCGCTCTCCTGA
- the queG gene encoding tRNA epoxyqueuosine(34) reductase QueG: MARELGFVACGFTGAGGDPLRSERFEEWLGEGRHGSMEWMECRKLQRASPQGLWPEAQSVIALGMSYAPDGDPLALEGDDEKARISVYAQGRDYHDVVKKALKALARWLIEREPQSELKVFVDTAPVMEKPLGQAAGIGWQGKHTNLVSREHGSWLFLGAIYSTLPFAPDETHRDLCGNCRACQDACPTDAFPTPYKLDARRCISYLTIEHKGPIPEEFRESLGNRIYGCDDCLAVCPWNKFADAAHRHIKLAPREELIAPRLAEFLEFDDAGFRQFFSGSPIKRVGRNRFVRNCLYAAGNSGNAELLAPVEALRGDEDPVVAEAADWAARKLGAKPQSRSG, from the coding sequence ATGGCGCGCGAGTTGGGCTTCGTCGCCTGCGGCTTTACGGGGGCGGGCGGCGATCCCCTGCGTAGCGAGCGGTTCGAGGAGTGGCTGGGCGAAGGGCGCCATGGCTCGATGGAATGGATGGAATGCCGCAAGCTCCAGCGCGCCTCGCCGCAAGGCCTGTGGCCCGAAGCGCAGAGCGTGATCGCGCTCGGCATGAGCTACGCGCCCGATGGCGATCCGCTGGCGCTGGAAGGGGATGACGAGAAGGCCCGCATCTCCGTCTATGCGCAGGGGCGCGATTATCACGACGTGGTGAAGAAGGCGCTGAAGGCGCTCGCGCGGTGGCTCATTGAGCGGGAGCCGCAGAGCGAACTCAAGGTTTTCGTCGACACCGCGCCGGTGATGGAAAAGCCGCTGGGGCAGGCGGCGGGGATCGGCTGGCAAGGCAAGCACACCAATCTCGTCAGCCGCGAGCATGGCAGTTGGCTGTTCCTCGGCGCGATCTATTCGACGCTGCCCTTCGCGCCCGACGAGACCCATCGCGACCTGTGCGGCAACTGCCGCGCCTGCCAAGATGCCTGCCCGACCGATGCGTTCCCCACGCCCTACAAGCTCGATGCGCGGCGCTGCATTTCCTACCTCACGATCGAGCACAAGGGCCCGATCCCCGAGGAATTTCGCGAGAGCCTGGGCAACCGCATCTATGGGTGCGACGATTGCCTTGCGGTGTGCCCGTGGAACAAGTTCGCCGATGCCGCGCACCGGCACATCAAGCTGGCCCCGCGCGAAGAGCTAATCGCCCCGCGCCTCGCTGAATTCCTAGAATTCGACGATGCGGGGTTCCGGCAGTTCTTCTCCGGCTCGCCGATCAAGCGCGTCGGGCGCAACCGGTTCGTGCGCAACTGCCTCTATGCGGCGGGAAACAGCGGCAATGCGGAATTGCTCGCCCCGGTCGAGGCACTGCGAGGTGACGAGGACCCTGTCGTGGCAGAAGCCGCCGACTGGGCCGCCAGAAAGCTTGGAGCAAAACCCCAAAGCCGTTCGGGCTGA
- a CDS encoding NAD(P)/FAD-dependent oxidoreductase produces MEHYDVVIVGSGHGGAQAAIALRQAGHEDSILMVSRDRNPPYERPPLSKEYLAGDKPFEKILIRPEAFWAERNVTLRLGANVNEVDWMRRVLSLSDESSVSYRKLIWAGGGDPRRLGCPGAELAGIHTIRSRRDTDSLKDELAAGARRAVVVGGGYIGLEAAAVLRKLDLDVTVVEMQDRVLARVAGPEISDFYAAEHRKQGVDIRLEAGVERIEGDGEKVTGVTLSSGETLACEVVIVGIGIVPSVGPLIAAGAAGTNGVDVDSFCRTSLDDIYAIGDCAAHANPYADNAVIRLESVQNANDMASVAAKAIMGDKQDYDAVPWFWSNQYDLRLQTVGISNGYDQSVLRGDHEARKFSLIYLKEGRVIALDCVNNTRDYAQGRKLVMNRAEIDPDLLADTEVPLKEMG; encoded by the coding sequence ATGGAGCATTATGACGTCGTCATCGTGGGGTCCGGGCACGGCGGCGCGCAGGCGGCGATAGCCCTGCGCCAGGCCGGCCATGAGGATTCGATCCTCATGGTCAGCCGCGATCGCAACCCGCCCTACGAACGCCCGCCGCTGTCGAAGGAATATCTCGCAGGCGACAAACCCTTCGAGAAAATCCTCATCCGTCCTGAAGCGTTCTGGGCGGAGCGCAACGTGACCCTGCGGCTCGGCGCAAATGTCAACGAGGTCGACTGGATGCGCCGCGTCCTGTCGCTCTCGGACGAGAGCTCGGTCAGCTATCGCAAGCTCATCTGGGCGGGCGGCGGGGATCCGCGGCGGCTCGGCTGCCCGGGCGCGGAACTGGCCGGCATCCACACCATCCGCAGCCGCCGCGATACCGACAGCCTGAAGGACGAACTCGCCGCCGGCGCGCGCCGTGCGGTCGTGGTGGGCGGCGGCTATATCGGACTGGAAGCGGCGGCGGTGCTGCGCAAGCTCGACCTCGACGTGACCGTGGTCGAGATGCAGGATCGGGTGCTCGCCCGCGTGGCTGGCCCCGAGATTTCCGATTTTTACGCCGCCGAACATCGCAAGCAGGGCGTGGACATTCGCCTCGAAGCGGGCGTCGAACGGATCGAAGGCGACGGCGAGAAAGTCACGGGCGTCACCCTGTCGAGCGGCGAGACTCTGGCCTGCGAAGTGGTGATCGTGGGCATCGGCATCGTGCCCTCGGTCGGACCGCTGATTGCTGCGGGCGCCGCGGGCACCAATGGCGTGGACGTGGACAGCTTCTGCCGCACCTCACTCGACGATATCTACGCCATCGGCGACTGCGCCGCCCACGCCAACCCCTATGCCGACAACGCGGTTATCCGGCTCGAATCGGTCCAGAACGCCAACGACATGGCGAGCGTCGCGGCCAAGGCGATCATGGGCGACAAGCAGGATTACGACGCGGTTCCGTGGTTCTGGTCGAACCAGTACGACCTCCGTCTCCAGACCGTCGGCATTTCGAACGGTTACGACCAGTCGGTGCTGCGCGGCGACCACGAGGCGCGCAAATTCAGCCTGATCTATTTGAAGGAGGGCCGTGTCATCGCGCTCGATTGCGTCAACAACACGCGCGACTATGCGCAAGGGCGCAAGCTGGTGATGAACCGCGCCGAGATCGATCCCGACCTGCTGGCGGACACCGAAGTGCCCCTCAAGGAGATGGGCTAA
- a CDS encoding NAD-glutamate dehydrogenase, producing the protein MGSKTGSKPATTTATQAKALMQHMRDSLLPGDTPFDGARMKEAAEFVVEAAQNREYGDVAMAVESVTDGHRYTRIAIINDDMPFLVDSTANAIAALGISIDRLVHPVVPVERTADCTLDRIREGEPEDAYWESMIYLETARVDAKQRRALEERLAATLADVRAAVADWPKLQEQMQADAAGLEDEEGRALLEWLDSGMLTQLGHVVRLRDGSFESPLGICRAGEPELLVDASYERAFKWFEGKGEQRTPLIIKANHISRVHRHVPLDLFIVPRREGKKIVALSVHAGVWTSAALAAPPRAVPILRQRLDGIRERLNFDEGGHAGKALVHAMTALPHDLLIGFSEEDTERVATTMMALVDRPRPRLALVEAPLARHLFAFVWLPRDMLATQVRLQIKSLLEENAAARLLDWSLEVEGGNLAMLRFVLDIRDGARAPDEAVLEEQLQTLLRGWSEAVENELVNLVDKGRAAALTMRFAEHFPTAYRARFGPREAAEDIARLRALGIHADEEEHPDPPHRGARLYLCERDDPACLRLKLYQAEGSLPLSDAVPVLENFGFHVQSEMPTVLKDADLGTIHDFKLTLATGVEADDLVERAAEIEDAVASVLNGHAENDVFNRLVAEAGLGAAQTDWLRAFYRYLRQTGMGFTIYTVVDALAKNADITAALIDLFTARHDPEFKGSREEAIEDARATIKRGLSKVKAINDDRLLRLYNALIDAILRTNSFAPAASEALAFKIDSAKVPNLPKPLPWREIFVYSRRVEGIHLRSGPVARGGLRWSDRRDDFRTEILGLMKAQRVKNAVIVPTGAKGGFYPKQLPDPALDREGWAAEGQGAYEVFIRTLLSVTDNIVDDKVVHPENVVITDGEDPYFVVAADKGTARFSDVANAIAESKDFWLDDAFASGGSKGYDHKAMGITAKGAWVSVQRHFLEMGIDVQSDPIQVVGCGDMSGDVFGNGMLLSKAIKLVAAFDHRHIFLDPDPDPAKSWKERARMFDLPRSSWEDYNSDLISRGGGIYPRDAKTIKLSKAMQKVLALDVSEIEPEALISGILKAPVDLIWFGGIGTYIKASAENNVQVGDPANDVLRVDAKEVRARVIGEGANLGATQAGRIEFSHNGGRCNTDFIDNSAGVDCSDNEVNIKIALAAAKRNGKLTEPKRVKLLEEMTDEVSALVLEDNRLQALALSIAEIGGDRAMNSQLHLIETLEAGGNLDRRTEGLADNQTLQRRAADGMGLTRPELAVLLSSTKLVLQDAIESSDLPDDPILEDLLLRSFPEPMRKKFKAQIDNHRLRREIIATKLANAMVNRLGIIHPFELAEEEGVELSQVAASFVAVAHLFDLRTLWAELDTAKMEEGARLLMFDRLAAATANLMSDVLRTGAGRVKPADMVAELGKGVTMLVKDTDQLLGSELKAQSSKLHEKFTTAGASDAMAARVTHMFDLDGSVGLAQLASDTEIGARMITEGFTDIGAKLGIDWAQSVAATMVPSDVWERLLVSGLARDFQQMRLELLRRLSRRKDAKKDMPQVVENWLADHEVAVRQFKSMVERAQGQTPVAPAMLAQIASMARNLLAR; encoded by the coding sequence ATGGGTTCCAAGACCGGTTCCAAGCCCGCCACCACCACCGCAACTCAGGCCAAGGCGCTCATGCAGCACATGCGCGATTCGCTGCTGCCGGGCGACACGCCGTTCGACGGTGCGCGGATGAAGGAGGCGGCGGAATTCGTCGTCGAAGCGGCACAGAACCGCGAATATGGCGACGTTGCCATGGCCGTGGAATCGGTCACCGACGGCCATCGCTACACACGCATCGCGATCATCAACGACGACATGCCGTTCCTGGTCGATTCGACCGCCAACGCGATCGCCGCGCTGGGCATCTCGATCGACCGGCTCGTCCACCCCGTCGTCCCGGTCGAGCGCACCGCCGACTGCACGCTCGACCGCATCCGCGAGGGCGAGCCCGAGGATGCCTATTGGGAATCGATGATCTATCTCGAGACCGCGCGGGTCGACGCCAAGCAGCGTCGCGCGCTCGAGGAAAGACTCGCCGCCACCCTCGCCGATGTCCGCGCTGCCGTGGCCGACTGGCCCAAGCTTCAAGAGCAGATGCAGGCCGACGCCGCGGGTCTGGAAGACGAGGAAGGCCGCGCCCTGCTCGAATGGCTGGACAGCGGCATGCTCACGCAATTGGGCCATGTCGTGCGCCTGCGCGACGGCAGCTTCGAAAGCCCCCTCGGCATCTGCCGCGCAGGCGAGCCCGAACTGCTGGTCGACGCAAGCTACGAACGGGCCTTCAAATGGTTCGAGGGCAAGGGCGAACAGCGCACGCCGCTGATCATCAAGGCCAACCACATCAGCCGCGTGCATCGCCACGTGCCGCTCGACCTCTTCATCGTGCCGCGCCGCGAGGGCAAGAAAATCGTCGCGCTGTCGGTCCATGCCGGCGTCTGGACGAGCGCCGCGCTCGCCGCACCGCCGCGCGCCGTGCCGATCCTGCGCCAGCGCCTCGACGGAATCCGCGAGCGGCTGAATTTCGACGAGGGTGGCCACGCCGGCAAGGCGCTGGTCCACGCGATGACCGCTCTGCCGCACGATCTCCTGATCGGCTTCAGCGAAGAAGACACCGAGCGCGTCGCCACCACCATGATGGCGCTGGTCGACCGCCCGCGCCCGCGCCTTGCGCTGGTCGAGGCGCCGCTGGCCCGCCACCTCTTCGCCTTCGTCTGGCTGCCGCGCGACATGCTGGCGACGCAGGTGCGCCTGCAGATCAAGTCGCTGCTCGAAGAAAACGCCGCCGCGCGCCTGCTCGACTGGAGCCTCGAAGTGGAAGGGGGCAATCTCGCCATGCTCCGCTTCGTGCTCGATATTCGCGACGGCGCGCGGGCGCCCGACGAAGCCGTGCTCGAAGAACAGCTGCAAACCCTTTTGCGCGGCTGGAGCGAGGCGGTCGAGAACGAGCTGGTCAATCTCGTCGACAAGGGCCGTGCGGCCGCGCTCACCATGCGCTTTGCCGAGCATTTCCCCACCGCCTACCGCGCCCGCTTCGGCCCGCGCGAGGCGGCCGAGGACATCGCCCGCCTGCGCGCGCTGGGCATCCACGCGGACGAGGAAGAGCATCCCGACCCGCCCCATCGCGGCGCGCGACTCTACCTGTGCGAACGCGACGATCCGGCCTGCCTGCGCCTCAAGCTCTACCAGGCCGAAGGCAGCCTGCCGCTGTCCGACGCCGTGCCGGTGCTGGAGAATTTCGGCTTCCACGTGCAATCGGAAATGCCGACCGTGCTTAAGGACGCCGACCTCGGCACGATCCACGATTTCAAGCTGACGCTGGCTACCGGCGTGGAAGCAGACGATCTCGTCGAACGCGCGGCTGAGATCGAAGACGCGGTCGCTTCCGTGCTCAACGGCCATGCGGAAAACGATGTCTTCAACCGCCTCGTTGCCGAAGCCGGCCTCGGCGCGGCGCAGACCGACTGGCTGCGCGCCTTCTATCGCTACCTGCGCCAGACCGGCATGGGCTTCACCATCTACACCGTGGTCGATGCGCTGGCGAAGAACGCCGACATCACCGCGGCGCTGATCGACCTCTTCACCGCGCGCCACGACCCTGAATTCAAGGGCAGCCGCGAGGAGGCTATCGAGGACGCGCGCGCCACGATCAAGCGCGGCCTCTCGAAGGTGAAGGCGATCAACGACGACCGCTTGCTGCGCCTCTACAACGCGCTGATCGACGCGATCTTGCGCACCAATTCCTTCGCCCCGGCGGCGAGCGAGGCCTTGGCGTTCAAGATCGACAGCGCCAAGGTCCCCAACCTGCCCAAGCCGCTGCCCTGGCGCGAAATCTTCGTCTATTCGCGCCGTGTCGAAGGCATCCATTTGCGCTCCGGCCCGGTAGCGCGCGGCGGGCTTCGCTGGTCCGACCGGCGCGACGACTTCCGTACCGAAATCTTGGGGCTCATGAAGGCGCAGCGCGTCAAGAACGCCGTGATCGTGCCGACCGGCGCAAAGGGCGGCTTCTATCCCAAGCAGTTGCCCGATCCCGCGCTCGACCGCGAAGGCTGGGCGGCCGAGGGACAGGGAGCTTACGAGGTCTTCATCCGCACTCTGCTGTCGGTCACCGACAACATCGTCGACGACAAGGTCGTGCACCCCGAAAATGTCGTCATCACCGATGGCGAAGACCCCTATTTCGTGGTCGCCGCCGACAAGGGCACCGCGCGCTTCTCCGACGTGGCCAACGCTATTGCGGAATCGAAGGACTTCTGGCTCGACGACGCCTTCGCGTCCGGCGGCTCGAAGGGTTACGACCACAAGGCCATGGGCATCACCGCCAAGGGCGCGTGGGTCAGCGTCCAGCGCCACTTCCTCGAAATGGGCATCGACGTTCAGTCGGACCCGATCCAGGTCGTCGGCTGCGGCGATATGTCGGGCGACGTGTTCGGCAACGGCATGCTGCTCTCGAAAGCAATCAAGCTGGTCGCGGCCTTCGACCATCGCCACATCTTCCTCGACCCCGATCCCGATCCGGCCAAGAGCTGGAAGGAACGCGCGCGCATGTTCGACCTGCCGCGTTCGAGCTGGGAGGATTACAATTCCGACCTCATCTCGCGCGGCGGCGGCATCTATCCGCGCGATGCGAAGACCATCAAGCTGTCCAAGGCAATGCAGAAGGTGCTCGCACTCGACGTGTCGGAGATCGAGCCCGAGGCGCTGATTTCGGGCATACTCAAGGCCCCGGTCGACCTCATCTGGTTCGGCGGCATCGGCACCTACATCAAGGCTTCGGCCGAGAACAACGTGCAGGTCGGCGACCCGGCCAACGACGTGCTGCGCGTCGATGCGAAGGAAGTCCGCGCCCGTGTCATCGGCGAAGGCGCCAATCTCGGCGCGACCCAGGCCGGACGCATCGAATTCTCGCACAATGGCGGGCGCTGCAACACCGACTTCATCGACAATTCGGCCGGCGTCGATTGCTCGGACAACGAGGTCAACATCAAGATCGCGCTGGCTGCGGCCAAGCGCAACGGCAAGCTGACCGAGCCCAAGCGCGTGAAGCTGCTCGAAGAGATGACCGACGAGGTCAGCGCGCTGGTGCTGGAAGACAATCGCCTGCAGGCGCTCGCGCTCTCGATTGCCGAAATCGGCGGCGACCGCGCGATGAACTCGCAGCTCCATCTTATCGAAACGCTCGAGGCGGGCGGCAATCTCGACCGCCGGACCGAAGGGCTGGCGGACAACCAGACGCTACAGCGCCGCGCGGCGGACGGCATGGGCCTGACCCGGCCCGAACTCGCCGTGCTGCTCTCCTCGACCAAGCTGGTGCTGCAGGACGCGATCGAATCGAGCGACCTGCCCGACGATCCGATCCTCGAAGACCTGCTCCTGCGCAGCTTCCCCGAGCCGATGCGCAAGAAGTTCAAGGCGCAGATCGACAACCATCGCCTGCGCCGCGAAATCATCGCGACCAAGCTGGCGAACGCCATGGTCAACCGCCTCGGCATCATCCACCCCTTCGAACTGGCGGAAGAGGAAGGCGTCGAGCTTTCGCAGGTCGCAGCCAGCTTCGTCGCGGTCGCCCACCTCTTCGACCTGCGCACCCTGTGGGCCGAACTCGATACGGCGAAGATGGAAGAAGGCGCGCGCCTGCTCATGTTCGACCGGCTTGCGGCAGCCACGGCCAACCTCATGTCCGACGTGCTGCGCACCGGCGCTGGCCGCGTGAAGCCGGCGGACATGGTCGCCGAACTCGGCAAGGGCGTGACCATGCTGGTCAAGGACACCGACCAGCTGCTCGGCAGCGAGTTGAAGGCCCAGTCTTCCAAGCTGCACGAGAAGTTCACGACCGCCGGTGCGAGCGATGCCATGGCCGCGCGGGTCACGCATATGTTCGACCTCGACGGGTCGGTTGGCCTCGCCCAGCTGGCGAGCGATACAGAAATCGGCGCGCGGATGATTACCGAGGGCTTCACCGACATCGGTGCCAAGCTCGGCATCGACTGGGCGCAGAGCGTCGCGGCGACCATGGTCCCTTCGGACGTGTGGGAGCGCCTGCTCGTCTCCGGCCTCGCGCGCGATTTCCAGCAGATGCGGCTCGAATTGCTGCGCCGCCTCTCTCGCCGCAAGGATGCGAAGAAGGACATGCCGCAGGTGGTCGAGAACTGGCTGGCCGACCACGAAGTCGCCGTGCGTCAGTTCAAGTCGATGGTCGAACGCGCGCAGGGCCAGACCCCGGTCGCGCCCGCCATGCTTGCCCAGATCGCCAGCATGGCGCGCAACCTCCTGGCGCGGTGA
- a CDS encoding tetratricopeptide repeat protein — protein MTALLATFALLATQVGPDPTAGGMPGIPEELRDRPPREEPRIVTQPQANYLQRCLTKASSDPQSALDFAQSWREVAQTDLDFAQSAHCLGLALVQLGRMGEAREAFELASGEAPADNLAYAARLAAMAGNAAVSSGDLEGAIALLDRAGGMALAAPDGELASELRVDLARVMVRHGRADDAALALAEAREANALNGEAWLLSATLSRRMERLGEAQAQIERAAMLTPRDPQVGLEAGVIAAMSGRAEDARASFASVIEVAPGTPLASRAQTYLDQLGPADEEPEDE, from the coding sequence GTGACCGCACTCCTCGCCACCTTCGCTCTCCTCGCCACACAAGTCGGGCCGGACCCTACTGCGGGCGGCATGCCGGGTATTCCCGAAGAACTGCGCGACCGCCCTCCGCGTGAAGAGCCGCGCATCGTGACCCAGCCCCAGGCCAACTATCTGCAACGCTGCCTGACCAAGGCGTCGAGCGATCCGCAATCGGCGCTCGATTTCGCGCAGAGCTGGCGCGAAGTGGCCCAGACCGATCTCGATTTTGCGCAAAGCGCGCATTGCCTCGGGCTGGCGCTGGTCCAGCTCGGACGCATGGGTGAAGCGCGCGAGGCCTTCGAACTCGCCAGCGGCGAGGCACCGGCGGACAATCTCGCCTATGCCGCAAGGCTGGCGGCCATGGCCGGCAATGCGGCCGTGTCCTCGGGCGACCTCGAAGGCGCCATCGCGCTGCTCGACCGGGCAGGCGGCATGGCGCTGGCCGCGCCCGACGGAGAGCTGGCTAGCGAGCTGCGTGTCGACCTTGCCCGGGTTATGGTTCGCCACGGCCGGGCCGACGACGCCGCGCTGGCCCTCGCCGAAGCGCGCGAAGCCAACGCGCTCAACGGCGAGGCCTGGTTGCTGTCCGCCACGCTGTCGCGTCGGATGGAGCGGCTCGGCGAAGCGCAGGCGCAGATCGAGCGCGCCGCCATGCTCACCCCGCGCGATCCGCAGGTCGGCCTCGAAGCGGGCGTGATCGCCGCCATGTCGGGCCGCGCCGAAGACGCACGCGCCAGTTTCGCCTCGGTGATCGAGGTTGCGCCCGGCACGCCGCTGGCCAGCCGCGCGCAGACCTATCTCGACCAGCTTGGCCCGGCGGACGAGGAACCGGAAGACGAATGA
- a CDS encoding ABC transporter permease: MSGDNQASRLSFFEAAWVVARRDFKAILFSRAFFFFLLGPLFPIIVGGLAGGIGGQVQRDAIVNSVALAMADADNEALLAARQTARETVDGLPQLVVIEPAVRNAADFSPEALLRTSNYAVVVTGTLEQPELTGTHLQIHRWDGPVSLLSAMATGATPTSYPKVTENILETTAAAAKSNRIRTAQAGQLLLFLLMMLLAGMVLSNLVEEKANKVIEVLAAAIPMDSVFFGKLFAMLGVSFVGIAVWGLFGAGIGALAGEAMPTLPEPALGWPLFILLGIAYFAMGYLILGSLFLTIGGMATTVREVQTLSMPVTMAQLLVFFLAAYSMTSPGSPLELTAAIFPLSSPFAMLARAAQSAELWPHLLALAWQALCVAIFVKAGATLFRRRVMKSGKGGRGVKGRVGSTTPGDPA, translated from the coding sequence ATGAGCGGCGACAACCAGGCCTCGCGCCTGTCCTTCTTCGAGGCGGCCTGGGTGGTCGCGCGGCGCGACTTCAAGGCGATCCTGTTCAGCCGTGCCTTCTTCTTTTTCCTCTTGGGCCCGCTTTTTCCCATTATTGTCGGCGGTCTGGCCGGAGGGATCGGCGGGCAGGTCCAGCGTGATGCGATCGTCAACTCGGTCGCGCTGGCCATGGCCGATGCCGACAACGAAGCTCTGCTGGCCGCGCGCCAGACCGCGCGAGAAACGGTCGACGGGCTGCCACAGCTGGTGGTTATCGAACCGGCGGTGCGCAACGCTGCGGATTTCTCGCCTGAGGCCCTGTTGCGCACATCGAATTACGCGGTCGTCGTTACCGGCACGTTGGAGCAGCCCGAGCTGACTGGTACGCATTTGCAGATCCACCGCTGGGACGGGCCGGTCTCGCTGCTCTCCGCCATGGCGACGGGGGCCACGCCGACGAGCTATCCCAAGGTGACCGAGAACATTCTGGAGACCACGGCTGCGGCGGCGAAGTCCAACCGCATCCGTACCGCGCAGGCCGGGCAATTGCTGCTTTTCCTGCTGATGATGCTGCTCGCCGGCATGGTGCTTTCCAACCTCGTGGAGGAGAAGGCCAACAAGGTCATCGAGGTGCTCGCCGCAGCGATCCCGATGGACAGCGTGTTCTTCGGCAAGCTCTTCGCCATGCTGGGGGTCAGCTTCGTCGGCATTGCGGTCTGGGGCCTCTTCGGCGCAGGGATCGGCGCGCTGGCGGGCGAGGCCATGCCGACCCTGCCCGAACCGGCGCTCGGCTGGCCGCTCTTCATCCTCTTGGGCATCGCCTATTTCGCCATGGGCTATCTCATCCTCGGTTCGCTCTTCCTTACGATCGGCGGCATGGCGACCACCGTGCGCGAGGTGCAGACGCTCTCCATGCCGGTGACCATGGCGCAGCTGCTGGTGTTCTTCCTCGCCGCCTATTCGATGACCAGCCCCGGCTCGCCGCTTGAGCTGACCGCGGCGATCTTCCCGCTGTCCTCGCCCTTCGCCATGCTGGCCCGCGCGGCGCAGTCGGCCGAATTGTGGCCCCATCTCCTCGCGCTCGCCTGGCAGGCGCTGTGCGTCGCGATCTTCGTGAAAGCGGGGGCAACGCTGTTCCGCAGGCGGGTGATGAAATCGGGCAAGGGCGGTCGCGGCGTGAAGGGCCGGGTGGGTAGCACCACGCCCGGCGATCCCGCCTGA